A region of Pseudanabaena sp. BC1403 DNA encodes the following proteins:
- the rplO gene encoding 50S ribosomal protein L15, translated as MRIDDLQPQEGSQHRKRRLGRGIAAGQGASGGFGMRGQKSRSGRPTRPGFEGGQIPLYRRVPKLKHFTIVNPKHFTIVNLDQLSGLPKGTVVNLDSLMEAGIITQNDGVLRVLGRGEVTVALTVRAHSFTASAKSKIEAAGGTVEVA; from the coding sequence ATGAGAATTGACGATCTTCAGCCTCAAGAGGGCTCTCAGCATCGCAAGCGTCGTCTAGGACGTGGTATTGCCGCAGGGCAAGGTGCTAGCGGTGGTTTCGGTATGCGTGGTCAAAAATCTCGTTCAGGTCGTCCCACCAGACCTGGTTTTGAAGGTGGTCAAATTCCCCTTTACAGACGAGTACCCAAACTTAAGCATTTTACAATTGTCAATCCTAAGCATTTCACAATTGTTAATCTTGACCAATTAAGCGGATTACCTAAGGGTACAGTAGTAAATCTTGATTCTTTAATGGAAGCAGGAATTATTACTCAAAACGACGGTGTATTACGTGTATTAGGAAGAGGTGAAGTCACTGTAGCGCTTACAGTTCGTGCTCACTCGTTTACAGCATCTGCTAAGAGCAAAATCGAAGCTGCTGGCGGCACTGTAGAAGTTGCCTAG
- the secY gene encoding preprotein translocase subunit SecY, which yields MVVSKGKNPTAQETFMQMAQAAGLRGRLLVTVGVLILVRLGIYLPLPGVDRLRFTEIVKNNAVVNFLDIFSGGGLSLLGIFALGILPFINASIIMQLMTSALPSLENLQKNEGEAGRRKISQYTRYVAFVWGVIQSWGLGVWVQNSGVLSDPVSNWITVGDGRVILSSFIFQTTVALAAGSMFVMWAGELITEKGVGNGASLLIFISIVANLPTSLGDTIALAQKDSSRVGGVILLLVIFLIMIVGIVFVQEGTRRIPIISARRQVGRKLYREQASYLPLRLNQGGVMPIIFASSVMILPAYLSQSINNEVFVAIATWISPSGPGHIPVYMLLILGFSFFYSTLVLNPVELSQNLKKMGSSIPTVRPGTATSDYISRILNRLTLLGSVFLCGIAIIPSALEKATGVSTFSGIGATSLLILVGVAIETSKQIQTYVISQRYEGMVKQ from the coding sequence ATGGTTGTTAGTAAGGGAAAGAACCCAACAGCACAAGAAACTTTTATGCAAATGGCTCAAGCCGCAGGGCTAAGAGGCCGTTTGCTAGTTACTGTTGGTGTTTTGATATTGGTTAGACTTGGCATTTACTTGCCATTGCCGGGGGTTGATCGCCTGAGATTTACGGAAATTGTTAAAAATAATGCCGTAGTTAATTTCTTAGATATTTTCTCTGGTGGAGGTTTATCACTACTAGGTATTTTTGCCCTTGGTATTTTGCCATTCATTAATGCCTCGATCATCATGCAATTGATGACATCTGCTCTCCCAAGTTTAGAAAATCTTCAAAAGAATGAAGGTGAAGCTGGGAGAAGAAAAATTTCTCAATACACCCGCTATGTTGCCTTTGTTTGGGGTGTAATCCAAAGCTGGGGGCTTGGCGTTTGGGTGCAGAACTCTGGAGTGCTGTCAGATCCAGTCTCTAACTGGATTACGGTTGGCGATGGTCGAGTTATTTTGTCTAGCTTTATTTTTCAGACGACAGTAGCTTTGGCGGCTGGCTCGATGTTTGTGATGTGGGCTGGCGAACTAATTACGGAGAAAGGTGTTGGAAACGGTGCTTCTTTACTGATTTTTATTAGTATTGTCGCCAACTTACCAACTTCTCTGGGTGATACGATCGCGCTAGCTCAAAAAGATAGCTCACGAGTTGGTGGGGTCATCTTATTGTTAGTGATATTCTTGATTATGATTGTGGGGATTGTGTTCGTGCAGGAAGGAACAAGGCGAATTCCAATTATCTCTGCACGTCGTCAGGTTGGCCGCAAACTATACCGTGAGCAAGCTTCTTATTTGCCTTTGCGCTTAAACCAAGGCGGCGTTATGCCAATCATTTTCGCCTCATCGGTGATGATTCTGCCTGCTTACTTGAGTCAAAGTATTAATAACGAGGTATTTGTGGCGATCGCTACTTGGATTTCTCCTAGTGGCCCTGGTCATATTCCCGTGTATATGTTGCTGATTTTAGGATTTAGCTTCTTTTATTCGACTCTAGTTCTCAATCCTGTAGAACTATCGCAGAACCTGAAGAAGATGGGTAGCAGCATTCCTACGGTACGACCTGGTACAGCAACTTCAGACTATATCAGCCGTATTTTGAACCGATTGACTTTACTCGGATCAGTCTTTTTGTGTGGCATTGCGATTATTCCTAGTGCCCTCGAAAAAGCCACTGGCGTATCCACCTTTAGCGGTATTGGTGCTACTTCGTTACTGATTTTGGTTGGTGTCGCGATCGAAACCTCGAAGCAAATCCAAACCTATGTGATCTCTCAACGTTATGAAGGCATGGTGAAACAGTAA
- a CDS encoding adenylate kinase, translating to MPRVILMGPPGAGKGTQGEILAESWQVPRIAPGDIFRAEIKQGSELGLKVKSFSDSGTLVPDAVVIEVIEARLRQPDTQVGWILDGFPRTVAQAEALDTLLAEINQPYDSVINLDVPDQFLIDRLLARASDQGRADDTEEVISNRLQEYNSKTRPLLEFYGNKVTQIDGTPSMPEVTETIKKFFA from the coding sequence ATGCCTAGAGTGATTTTGATGGGGCCACCTGGAGCAGGTAAAGGTACACAGGGCGAGATTTTGGCTGAATCTTGGCAAGTGCCGAGAATTGCTCCTGGAGATATTTTTCGGGCCGAGATTAAACAAGGCTCTGAATTAGGTCTAAAAGTTAAGTCTTTTAGTGATTCGGGTACATTGGTTCCTGATGCTGTTGTGATTGAGGTAATTGAGGCAAGATTGAGACAGCCTGATACTCAGGTTGGTTGGATTCTTGATGGCTTTCCGCGTACAGTAGCTCAAGCTGAGGCTTTAGATACTTTATTAGCGGAGATAAATCAGCCCTATGACTCGGTGATTAATCTTGATGTGCCAGATCAGTTTTTGATTGATCGCTTGTTAGCAAGGGCGAGCGATCAAGGGCGTGCTGATGACACTGAGGAAGTGATCAGTAATCGGTTGCAAGAGTACAATTCCAAAACTAGACCTTTGCTAGAATTTTATGGAAATAAGGTTACGCAGATTGATGGCACACCGTCGATGCCAGAAGTAACTGAGACAATCAAAAAATTCTTTGCATAA
- the infA gene encoding translation initiation factor IF-1: MSKEDSIEMEGTVTESLPNAMFRVALDNGFNVLAHISGKIRRNYIKILPGDRVKVELTPYDLTKGRITYRLKNQGGGKK; this comes from the coding sequence TTGTCAAAAGAAGATTCTATTGAAATGGAAGGGACGGTAACTGAGTCACTTCCTAATGCTATGTTTCGGGTTGCACTCGATAATGGCTTTAATGTACTTGCTCACATTTCGGGCAAGATCCGTCGAAATTACATCAAGATTTTGCCTGGCGATCGTGTGAAGGTGGAACTAACGCCCTATGACCTTACCAAAGGACGCATTACCTACCGCCTTAAAAATCAAGGCGGCGGCAAGAAATAA
- a CDS encoding gamma-glutamylcyclotransferase, with translation MVDSLKSDSVQYLQTLESSHLESCHQSEPMFYYFAYGSCMCPVDLKRSLGEAAHHYVVGVARLSGYKLGFYYRSPHRDCGCLDIVKDANSYVEGVLYSLPMRLSDQLDMREDVSRGGYQHELITVSIDQKVYANVRTYSVVNKLSRELAPNDWYSNVVLRGASTCGLTEKYFWQLFYHIYQLQSLHKRQYS, from the coding sequence ATGGTAGATTCGCTCAAATCAGACTCAGTACAGTACTTACAGACTTTAGAAAGTTCTCATCTAGAGTCATGTCATCAATCCGAGCCGATGTTTTACTATTTCGCTTACGGCTCTTGTATGTGTCCTGTAGATTTGAAGCGATCGCTTGGTGAGGCAGCCCATCATTATGTTGTTGGGGTAGCGAGGTTAAGTGGGTACAAGCTTGGATTTTATTATCGATCTCCTCACCGTGATTGTGGTTGCTTAGATATTGTCAAAGATGCAAATTCTTATGTTGAGGGTGTTTTATACAGCTTGCCCATGCGTTTAAGCGATCAGCTTGATATGCGCGAGGATGTGTCGAGAGGTGGCTATCAGCATGAATTGATCACAGTTAGCATTGATCAAAAGGTTTACGCAAATGTAAGAACTTACAGTGTTGTAAATAAGTTGTCTCGTGAACTTGCCCCAAATGATTGGTATTCAAATGTAGTGCTGCGAGGGGCTTCTACTTGTGGGTTGACCGAAAAATATTTTTGGCAATTGTTTTATCATATCTACCAATTGCAGTCACTTCACAAACGACAATACAGCTAG
- a CDS encoding chromate transporter: protein MPEYTKKDPELESNSLLDAQVGDRVPETQLSPKTGLWELAIVFAKLGAIAFGGPAAHIAQIELEIVQRRQWLSREKLLDLLGVTSLIPGPNSTELTIHIGLERAGWRGAIVAGVCFITPAMLLVWGLAIVYVEYQTIPAVGWLLYGVKPVIIAIIAQAVWKLGRSALKNIPTWCAGILVLALYFLKINEIALMLGAGITVSLVHNLTSFKKNKSLSIFLFPFSFFPFPLVVIATTAAYPKTWTAVFLSFLKIGSVLYGSGYVLLAFVQQEFVDRTHWLTSQQLLDAVAIGQFTPGPVFTTATFIGYLVAGNLGAIAGTIGIFLPAFILVPLINPFVAKLRKSPWTAGFLDGVNAASMGLMAAVALELGRGTLIDIWTIIVAIASLFVLLKFPKVNSAWLVIAGAAIGWLIKFNQ from the coding sequence ATGCCTGAGTATACAAAAAAAGATCCAGAGCTAGAATCTAATTCCCTATTAGATGCTCAAGTGGGTGATCGAGTTCCAGAAACTCAGTTATCGCCAAAAACAGGATTGTGGGAATTAGCAATAGTTTTTGCTAAGCTCGGTGCGATCGCCTTCGGGGGGCCAGCCGCGCATATTGCTCAGATCGAGTTAGAAATAGTGCAGCGTCGTCAATGGCTCAGTCGCGAAAAGTTATTAGATTTGTTAGGTGTTACCAGTCTAATCCCAGGTCCTAATTCTACCGAATTGACAATTCATATCGGGCTGGAGCGAGCTGGATGGCGAGGGGCAATCGTGGCGGGAGTTTGTTTTATAACCCCTGCGATGTTATTAGTGTGGGGATTAGCGATCGTTTATGTGGAATACCAAACTATTCCTGCCGTTGGTTGGCTATTGTACGGAGTCAAGCCAGTAATTATCGCAATTATTGCTCAAGCTGTATGGAAATTAGGGCGATCGGCCTTAAAAAATATCCCAACTTGGTGCGCAGGGATTTTAGTCCTAGCTCTATATTTTCTGAAAATCAATGAAATCGCACTAATGCTCGGCGCAGGAATCACCGTTAGCCTCGTTCATAACTTAACATCCTTCAAGAAAAACAAATCCCTATCAATCTTCCTTTTTCCTTTTTCCTTTTTCCCTTTTCCTTTAGTAGTTATAGCTACTACTGCAGCTTATCCCAAGACTTGGACAGCAGTATTTCTAAGCTTTCTCAAAATTGGTTCTGTTCTCTATGGCAGTGGCTATGTACTATTAGCTTTTGTGCAACAAGAATTTGTCGATCGCACTCATTGGCTAACTTCACAGCAATTATTAGATGCTGTAGCGATCGGGCAGTTTACTCCAGGGCCTGTATTTACGACCGCGACTTTTATTGGTTATCTTGTTGCTGGAAATTTGGGTGCGATCGCAGGGACGATTGGTATATTTTTACCAGCGTTTATTCTCGTTCCATTGATCAATCCATTTGTGGCAAAATTACGCAAATCGCCTTGGACAGCAGGTTTTCTTGATGGTGTAAATGCGGCTTCTATGGGGTTAATGGCGGCTGTTGCCTTGGAATTAGGGCGCGGCACTTTGATTGATATTTGGACAATTATTGTAGCGATCGCTAGTCTCTTCGTTCTACTTAAATTCCCAAAAGTTAATTCTGCTTGGTTGGTGATTGCTGGTGCTGCGATCGGCTGGCTGATTAAATTCAACCAATAA
- a CDS encoding Uma2 family endonuclease, with translation MVLQVSPIKIEPKITWEALPADFVLPDDPVENIQQPILAAALTDALGAAGLIQPEMLIGSNFGLVASVNSRTIVKAPDWFYVPKVYPISEEFTRRSYTPNLEGEPVAIVMEFLSETEGGELSIRVTPPYGKLYFYERILQVPTYVIYDPAVPSLEVRCLQNGRYILQEANAQGQTWIPELELFLGIWSGTRLGQSMNWLRWYDRSGKLLLWSAEKAEVLAAKLRELGVDPDALT, from the coding sequence ATGGTTCTCCAAGTCTCACCCATCAAAATCGAGCCAAAAATTACTTGGGAAGCTTTACCTGCTGACTTCGTATTACCTGACGATCCTGTGGAAAATATTCAACAACCGATTTTGGCTGCTGCTCTGACCGATGCCTTAGGAGCAGCAGGACTAATTCAGCCAGAGATGCTCATTGGTTCCAACTTTGGTTTAGTTGCCTCAGTCAATTCTCGTACTATTGTCAAAGCTCCTGATTGGTTTTATGTGCCTAAGGTCTATCCCATTAGTGAAGAATTTACTCGGCGTAGTTATACCCCTAATTTAGAAGGTGAGCCTGTAGCGATCGTGATGGAATTTCTCTCGGAAACAGAAGGTGGTGAGCTTTCAATCAGGGTCACGCCTCCCTATGGCAAGCTTTATTTCTACGAACGAATTCTCCAAGTGCCGACCTATGTTATTTACGATCCTGCTGTCCCAAGCCTAGAAGTGCGCTGCTTACAGAATGGTCGTTATATACTTCAAGAAGCTAATGCTCAAGGACAGACATGGATCCCAGAACTAGAACTGTTTCTAGGTATTTGGTCAGGAACGAGGCTAGGACAGTCGATGAATTGGTTGCGTTGGTATGATCGATCTGGCAAGTTGCTATTATGGAGTGCCGAAAAAGCAGAAGTATTAGCGGCAAAATTACGCGAACTTGGCGTTGATCCTGATGCTTTGACTTGA
- a CDS encoding Uma2 family endonuclease, whose protein sequence is MTQAIANLELANPKALTDQEFMSLPENGNLYEYVDGELIVVANSGVEHGYLALTLGYFLTGFVRTHKLGVTCDSSTAFKMKTGNKRSPDLAFIAKERLQGLKRLPKGFFDGAPDLAVEIISPNNTFEEIHNKLVEYFENGTRLVWVILPDEECVLVYHKPKPSKLLQLEDSLDGEDVIPDFSLSLSELFQELSF, encoded by the coding sequence ATGACCCAAGCGATCGCCAATCTAGAATTAGCTAACCCTAAAGCTTTGACAGATCAAGAGTTTATGTCATTACCTGAAAATGGCAACCTTTATGAATATGTGGATGGAGAGCTAATTGTTGTGGCAAATTCAGGTGTAGAGCATGGCTATTTAGCACTTACTCTCGGATATTTTTTGACAGGATTTGTACGTACTCATAAGCTTGGTGTAACTTGTGACTCTAGTACAGCTTTCAAGATGAAAACAGGCAATAAGCGATCGCCTGATCTTGCATTTATTGCTAAAGAACGTTTGCAAGGATTAAAACGACTACCAAAAGGATTTTTTGATGGGGCTCCAGATTTAGCTGTAGAGATTATTTCTCCCAATAACACTTTTGAGGAAATCCATAACAAGCTCGTAGAGTATTTTGAGAATGGGACTCGGTTGGTATGGGTAATCTTACCTGATGAAGAATGTGTATTGGTTTACCATAAACCTAAACCATCAAAGCTTTTGCAACTGGAAGATAGCCTTGATGGAGAAGATGTTATTCCTGATTTTAGTCTTTCCTTATCAGAACTATTTCAAGAGCTATCTTTTTAA
- the dnaG gene encoding DNA primase, producing MSAQFQIHKDTIDQVSQRADIVDIVSEHVVLRKSGANFRGACPFHNGTNATALTVNPSRQMYHCFNCGAAGGAVKFLMEIDKRSFSDVVLDLAKRYNVPIATVEPEKAKEIQRQISHRDRLYEVMALTTSFYQHALYAHQGKAALAYLSEKRQMSKDTIQKFQLGYAPAGWETLMGYLVQQKQIPVSLVEEAGLIVPRKTGNGFYDRFRDRLMVPIHDTRGRVIAFGGRSLGDEEPKYLNSPETELFSKGSILFAMDKARDAIAKSDQAIVVEGYFDAIALHQAGIEQVIATMGVALNADQMKQLLRYTETKNVILNFDADKAGITAAEKAIAGFKELVFNGTVQLRVLTMPDGKDADEYLKQHSAEAYRDLLKNAPLFLDWQIDQILLGQDLNQADRFQKSSQAIAQLLNNLPVDSFFRTHYIHTSAQRLSQGNSYLALRLEQDLRRQLRNTRWNSNKPAPSLTTTTNSLHIAETQLLQIYLHFPQHRAYLYQEIADEENIEFTQSNHRYLWQIILNLIQEKKTSLAAEEPYPDHLVQQLQILCAETTEVAEQLQHLLWLDENSRIGLLRPQIVVRTAIAKIQYIMCEKHEKDWLSKYQSIDVIANPAFGYECQAKVKEARQRKAEIRKQIEVNYLDLSGTSTSETNIIEF from the coding sequence ATGTCTGCACAGTTCCAAATCCACAAAGACACCATTGACCAAGTAAGTCAAAGGGCAGACATCGTAGATATCGTCTCCGAGCATGTTGTACTACGCAAAAGTGGGGCAAATTTTCGGGGCGCTTGCCCTTTTCACAATGGAACAAATGCTACAGCGCTGACGGTGAATCCATCTCGGCAAATGTATCACTGCTTTAACTGTGGTGCCGCTGGTGGTGCAGTCAAATTTTTGATGGAGATCGATAAGCGATCGTTCTCTGACGTAGTTTTAGATTTGGCGAAACGATATAACGTTCCCATTGCCACAGTCGAACCTGAAAAAGCCAAAGAAATCCAGCGCCAAATTTCCCATCGCGATCGCCTTTATGAAGTGATGGCTTTGACCACCAGTTTTTATCAACATGCCCTTTATGCACATCAGGGCAAAGCAGCGCTTGCCTATCTCAGCGAAAAGCGGCAAATGAGCAAAGATACAATCCAGAAATTTCAACTGGGTTATGCGCCTGCTGGCTGGGAAACTTTAATGGGTTATCTGGTGCAGCAAAAGCAGATCCCTGTGAGTTTAGTTGAAGAAGCAGGCTTGATCGTTCCGCGCAAAACAGGTAATGGATTTTACGATCGCTTCCGCGATCGCCTAATGGTTCCTATTCACGATACGAGAGGTCGTGTAATTGCATTTGGTGGGAGATCATTAGGAGACGAAGAGCCAAAATATCTTAACTCTCCTGAAACAGAACTATTCAGTAAGGGATCAATTCTATTCGCAATGGATAAGGCTCGCGATGCGATCGCTAAGTCTGACCAAGCAATTGTAGTAGAAGGATATTTCGATGCGATCGCCTTGCATCAAGCAGGAATTGAGCAGGTGATCGCAACGATGGGTGTAGCTCTTAATGCTGACCAAATGAAGCAGTTATTGCGATATACCGAAACCAAGAATGTAATTCTAAACTTCGATGCCGATAAGGCAGGAATTACGGCAGCGGAAAAGGCGATCGCAGGATTTAAAGAATTAGTATTTAATGGAACCGTGCAGTTGCGAGTTTTGACGATGCCCGATGGCAAAGATGCCGATGAGTATCTCAAACAACATAGTGCAGAGGCATATCGCGATTTACTTAAAAATGCACCATTATTCCTCGATTGGCAGATCGATCAAATCCTTTTAGGTCAAGATCTTAACCAAGCCGATCGCTTCCAAAAAAGCAGCCAAGCGATCGCACAATTATTAAATAATCTGCCCGTTGATTCTTTCTTTCGCACCCATTACATCCATACTTCCGCGCAACGCTTATCGCAAGGCAATTCTTATCTTGCATTGCGTCTAGAGCAAGATCTGCGTCGTCAGTTACGCAACACGCGCTGGAACAGCAATAAGCCTGCACCGTCACTAACCACGACCACAAATTCGCTACATATTGCCGAAACGCAACTTTTACAAATTTATCTGCATTTTCCCCAACATCGTGCTTATTTATATCAAGAGATTGCGGACGAAGAGAATATTGAATTTACGCAATCCAATCATCGCTATCTTTGGCAAATTATTCTCAATCTAATTCAAGAGAAAAAAACTTCCCTTGCTGCGGAAGAGCCTTACCCCGATCATTTAGTGCAACAATTACAGATTCTCTGTGCAGAAACAACAGAGGTGGCTGAGCAACTCCAGCATCTGCTCTGGCTTGACGAAAACTCACGCATAGGTTTATTACGTCCCCAGATCGTGGTGAGAACTGCGATCGCTAAAATTCAATATATCATGTGCGAGAAGCATGAGAAAGACTGGTTAAGCAAATATCAAAGTATCGATGTGATTGCCAATCCTGCTTTCGGTTATGAATGTCAAGCCAAAGTAAAAGAAGCAAGACAACGTAAAGCCGAAATCCGTAAACAGATTGAAGTTAATTATCTCGATCTGTCAGGTACTAGCACGAGTGAGACGAATATTATTGAGTTTTGA
- a CDS encoding uracil-xanthine permease family protein, which produces MADKELNLVKELGEDIAKAPVVTKSGLIYGLNDKPPVVEAIFVAFQHVLAAFVGIITPPIIICTSLGLDAANTSYLISMSLFTSGICTYIQCKKIGPIGSGLLSLQGTSFAFLAPILGVGTASLQRGDSPEQALALIFGVCLFGSFVIIVLSQFIHLLDKIITPVVSGTVVMIIGLGLIKTGMISLAGGAVALAKNDGSFGSFQNLALGGGVLFIVIVLTLSRNRYLRMGAIAIGLAVGFISSLFLGIVNFSALSQMSFFRLPVPFRYGISFDFGAFLPFVLIYILTAIETVGDLTATSAVSGEPVSGGVYVRRIKGGVLGDGINSLIAAVLNTFPNTTFSQNNGVIQMTGVGSRYVGFYVAGIFVILGLLPFVGGIFQSIPQPVLGGATLVLFGSIAVAGLNIVVSAGLDRRSMIIVAVSLGLGLGVVFAPEIFVGKPPIFSNLFGSAISTGGLTAILLSWLLPKLEETALVEQENPV; this is translated from the coding sequence AAATGATAAACCTCCTGTTGTCGAAGCTATTTTCGTAGCTTTTCAGCATGTTCTTGCTGCTTTTGTTGGGATCATTACTCCTCCAATTATTATCTGTACCAGTCTAGGATTGGATGCGGCAAATACTAGTTATTTGATTAGTATGTCGCTCTTTACTTCGGGAATTTGCACTTATATTCAATGTAAAAAGATTGGTCCAATCGGTTCGGGTTTGCTAAGTCTACAAGGTACTAGCTTTGCTTTTCTTGCCCCAATTTTAGGCGTAGGTACAGCTTCTTTGCAGAGAGGTGATTCCCCAGAACAAGCTCTAGCATTGATTTTTGGAGTTTGTTTGTTTGGCTCATTCGTGATAATTGTTTTGAGTCAGTTTATCCATCTTCTCGACAAAATCATTACCCCAGTTGTGTCTGGTACGGTCGTAATGATTATTGGTTTAGGCTTGATTAAAACTGGAATGATCAGTCTTGCGGGCGGTGCTGTGGCTCTAGCAAAAAACGATGGTTCCTTTGGTAGTTTTCAGAATCTTGCTCTGGGTGGTGGAGTTCTATTTATTGTCATTGTATTAACGCTTTCGCGAAATCGCTATTTGAGAATGGGTGCGATCGCGATCGGTTTAGCAGTTGGATTTATTTCCTCGCTATTCCTTGGCATAGTCAACTTCAGTGCCCTCAGCCAAATGTCATTCTTTAGGCTTCCAGTCCCTTTCCGTTACGGAATTAGTTTCGATTTCGGTGCTTTTTTGCCATTTGTTTTGATATATATATTGACGGCAATTGAAACTGTCGGTGATTTGACAGCAACTTCGGCTGTATCAGGAGAACCAGTCAGTGGTGGCGTGTATGTTCGCCGCATCAAGGGTGGTGTCTTAGGCGATGGGATAAACTCCTTGATTGCTGCCGTCCTAAACACTTTCCCAAACACGACCTTTAGTCAGAACAATGGTGTTATCCAAATGACAGGCGTGGGTAGCCGTTACGTTGGCTTCTATGTAGCTGGGATCTTTGTGATATTGGGTTTGTTACCCTTTGTTGGCGGCATATTCCAATCGATTCCACAGCCAGTTTTGGGTGGTGCAACCCTAGTTCTATTTGGCTCGATCGCAGTGGCGGGATTGAACATCGTTGTATCAGCGGGACTGGATCGCCGATCAATGATTATTGTTGCAGTTTCTCTAGGCTTAGGCTTAGGTGTGGTATTTGCACCTGAGATTTTTGTTGGGAAACCACCAATTTTTAGTAATCTGTTTGGTTCTGCTATATCTACAGGTGGTTTGACAGCCATTTTGCTAAGTTGGCTATTGCCTAAGTTGGAGGAAACGGCTCTTGTGGAGCAAGAAAATCCCGTTTAG